In Pseudomonas nunensis, a single window of DNA contains:
- a CDS encoding substrate-binding domain-containing protein translates to MTLRVLFLLMVCLNLPLTATASDLPTPEHGPVLRIQGSNTIGADLGPALVIGLMQEQGLLKVHSETPDKANEQRIVGQTAQGRRVVVEVAAHGSSTGFTALKNATADLAASSRPIKDSELADLKSLGDLKSPNAEQVIAIDGLAIILHPQNPLNQLNTEQLARIFSGEVSTWEELGGIGGTIHLYARDDQSGTYDTFKELVLSRRGKTLSSAAKRFESSEQLSDAVSLDPQGIGFIGLPYVRQAKAVAIVDGQSQAMLPLNSLIATEDYPLSRRLFFYLPPSGKNPWAEALVAFAQSSKGQAIVAANGFIAQTVQAMAVTPNALMPEGYQALSRHAQRLTVNFRFEEGSASLDNKARQDLSRVLDYIKQHDKANREVTLVGFGDAKSDPARADLLSKLRAMAVRRELVKSGVVFREIRGFGAEMPVAANSADEGRIKNRRVEVWVY, encoded by the coding sequence ATGACGCTGCGCGTATTGTTCCTGTTAATGGTGTGTCTCAACCTGCCGTTAACGGCCACCGCCAGTGACCTGCCAACTCCCGAACACGGCCCGGTCCTGCGCATTCAGGGCTCCAACACCATCGGTGCGGACTTGGGCCCGGCGCTTGTCATCGGGTTGATGCAGGAGCAAGGCCTGCTCAAGGTGCACAGCGAAACCCCGGACAAGGCCAACGAACAGCGGATCGTCGGGCAGACCGCCCAAGGTCGGCGGGTGGTGGTCGAAGTCGCGGCCCACGGTTCCAGCACCGGTTTCACGGCACTGAAAAATGCCACCGCGGATCTCGCCGCCTCATCGCGCCCGATCAAGGACAGCGAACTGGCGGACCTCAAATCCCTCGGCGATCTGAAAAGCCCGAATGCCGAACAAGTCATCGCCATCGATGGCCTGGCAATCATCCTGCACCCGCAAAATCCGCTGAATCAGCTCAACACCGAACAACTGGCGCGGATCTTCAGTGGCGAGGTCAGCACGTGGGAAGAACTCGGCGGTATCGGTGGGACGATTCATCTGTATGCGCGGGATGACCAGTCGGGCACCTACGATACGTTCAAGGAATTGGTCCTCAGTCGGCGTGGGAAAACCCTGAGCAGCGCGGCGAAACGTTTCGAGTCCAGCGAGCAATTGTCCGACGCGGTCAGCCTCGATCCGCAGGGCATCGGTTTTATCGGCCTGCCCTATGTGCGTCAGGCCAAAGCGGTGGCGATTGTCGATGGGCAGTCGCAAGCGATGTTGCCGCTCAACAGTTTGATCGCCACCGAAGACTATCCGCTGTCCCGGCGACTGTTCTTTTACCTGCCACCCAGTGGGAAAAATCCCTGGGCCGAGGCGTTGGTGGCGTTCGCGCAAAGCAGCAAGGGCCAGGCGATTGTCGCGGCCAATGGCTTTATCGCCCAAACGGTGCAGGCGATGGCGGTCACGCCGAATGCGCTGATGCCCGAGGGTTATCAGGCCCTGAGCCGGCATGCCCAGCGGTTGACGGTGAATTTTCGCTTCGAAGAAGGCAGCGCGAGCCTGGACAACAAGGCCCGACAGGACTTGTCCCGGGTGCTCGACTATATAAAGCAGCACGACAAAGCCAACCGTGAGGTGACGCTGGTGGGATTTGGCGATGCCAAGAGCGATCCTGCGCGGGCCGATCTGCTGTCGAAACTGCGGGCGATGGCGGTGCGGCGGGAATTGGTGAAAAGCGGCGTGGTGTTTCGCGAGATTCGCGGCTTTGGCGCCGAGATGCCGGTGGCGGCGAACAGTGCGGATGAGGGACGGATCAAGAATCGGCGGGTTGAGGTTTGGGTTTATTGA
- a CDS encoding autotransporter assembly complex protein TamA, with protein MKFPGRFTSGVLMLLSSCAALAQSELDVRIKPSNDELKANIEGYIGSLGDRDEEALLRFSRGAEEQARKAAQALGYYQPQIDSEVKGGEKPRLTLKIDPGEPIHLRNVTVRIDGPAASLKSFRKPPPELLKPGAVLNHGHYEDAKRLIQNQASRFGFFSGYFASQKLLVDPRAGVADVELIYNSGPRYALGKVTFEGDTPFDEDLLQRMVPFKAGAPYDSELIAELNQALQSSGYFEGVRVDAAPTASKDDVIPVAVKLDTRKPRTMGLGLGYSTDVGPRIKANWTRHWVNPQGDSYGWEAEVSAPRQNVGVFYDIPLDPPLTDKLRWAAGYQYEEIADTDSVSKLLTLGPEWHSKLPSGWQRVVSLKWQREEYTLGDDSGLSTLLMPGVSYSYLKSDNRIDPHNGYRLTFETKVAKEGLGSDTNLLYGTALVKGLTTVFDKHRFLGRVQVGGSATNGYKSVPPSLRFFAGGDQSVRGYDYQSLSPENSEGDRIGGRYMIAGSVEYQYSIAEKWRVATFIDQGNSFNTLELPNLKTGVGIGVRWVSPVGPIRLDLAHAMDDDGGIRLHFSMGPEL; from the coding sequence ATGAAGTTTCCAGGAAGATTTACCAGTGGCGTGCTCATGCTGTTATCCAGCTGCGCGGCGCTGGCGCAAAGTGAATTGGATGTGCGGATCAAACCGTCCAACGATGAACTGAAAGCCAATATAGAGGGCTATATCGGCAGCCTCGGCGATCGTGACGAGGAAGCTTTGCTGCGCTTCAGTCGCGGCGCCGAGGAACAGGCGCGCAAGGCCGCCCAGGCCTTGGGGTATTACCAGCCGCAGATCGACAGCGAAGTGAAGGGCGGCGAGAAGCCGCGCCTGACGCTGAAGATCGACCCCGGCGAACCGATCCATTTGCGCAACGTCACCGTGCGCATCGACGGGCCTGCCGCCTCCCTCAAATCCTTTCGCAAACCGCCGCCGGAGCTGCTCAAGCCAGGCGCGGTGCTCAATCATGGGCATTACGAAGACGCCAAGCGCCTGATCCAGAACCAGGCCTCGCGCTTCGGTTTTTTCAGCGGCTATTTCGCCAGCCAGAAACTCCTGGTGGACCCGCGCGCCGGTGTGGCTGACGTTGAACTTATCTACAACAGCGGCCCGCGCTACGCCTTGGGCAAGGTCACGTTCGAAGGCGATACGCCGTTCGACGAAGACCTGCTGCAACGCATGGTGCCGTTCAAGGCCGGCGCGCCGTATGACTCCGAACTGATCGCCGAACTCAACCAGGCCCTGCAATCCAGCGGCTATTTCGAAGGCGTGCGCGTAGACGCGGCGCCGACCGCGTCCAAGGACGATGTGATCCCGGTGGCGGTCAAGCTCGACACCCGCAAGCCGCGCACCATGGGCCTCGGCTTGGGTTACTCCACCGACGTTGGCCCCCGGATCAAGGCCAACTGGACCCGGCACTGGGTCAATCCCCAAGGCGACAGCTATGGCTGGGAAGCCGAAGTGTCGGCGCCACGGCAGAACGTCGGGGTGTTCTACGACATTCCGCTGGACCCGCCGCTCACCGACAAGCTGCGCTGGGCCGCCGGTTATCAATACGAAGAAATTGCCGACACCGATTCCGTGAGCAAGCTGCTGACCCTCGGCCCGGAATGGCACAGCAAGTTGCCCAGCGGCTGGCAGCGGGTGGTGTCGCTCAAATGGCAGCGCGAGGAATATACCCTCGGCGATGACTCCGGCTTGAGCACCTTGCTGATGCCCGGCGTTAGCTATTCGTACCTGAAAAGCGATAACCGCATCGACCCGCACAACGGCTATCGCCTGACTTTCGAAACCAAAGTGGCGAAGGAAGGGCTCGGTTCGGACACCAACTTGCTGTACGGCACCGCGCTGGTAAAAGGCCTGACCACCGTTTTCGACAAACACCGCTTCCTCGGGCGGGTGCAGGTCGGCGGCAGCGCCACCAACGGTTACAAATCGGTGCCGCCGTCCTTGCGTTTCTTTGCCGGTGGCGATCAGAGCGTGCGCGGTTATGACTATCAGAGCCTGTCCCCGGAAAACTCCGAGGGCGACCGCATCGGTGGCCGCTACATGATTGCCGGCAGCGTCGAGTATCAATACTCCATCGCCGAGAAATGGCGGGTCGCAACCTTCATCGACCAGGGCAACTCCTTCAATACACTCGAACTGCCAAACCTCAAGACCGGTGTCGGTATCGGCGTGCGCTGGGTTTCGCCGGTAGGGCCGATCCGCCTCGACCTGGCCCACGCGATGGACGACGACGGCGGCATTCGACTGCACTTTTCCATGGGGCCTGAGCTGTGA
- a CDS encoding acyl-CoA dehydrogenase, protein MDFAYSPKVQELRERVTAFMDTYVYPAEAVFERQVAEGDRWQPTAIMEELKLKAKAEGLWNLFLPESELGAGLTNLEYAPLAEIMGRSLLGPEPFNCSAPDTGNMEVLVRYANEEQKQRYLEPLLRGEIRSAFAMTEPDVASSDATNMAARAVRDGNEWVINGKKWWTSGACDPRCKILIFMGLSDPDAPRHAQHSMILVPVDTPGVKIVRPLPVFGYDDAPHGHAEVLFENVRVPYENVLLGEGRGFEIAQGRLGPGRIHHCMRSIGMAERALELMCKRAVSRTAFGKPLARLGGNIDKIADSRMEIDMARLLTLKAAYMMDTVGNKIAKSEIAQIKVVAPNVALRVIDRAIQIHGGAGVSNDFPLAYMYAMQRTLRLADGPDEVHRAAIGKFEIGKYVPKEMMRSGH, encoded by the coding sequence ATGGATTTCGCTTATTCGCCCAAGGTTCAGGAACTGCGTGAGCGCGTGACCGCGTTCATGGACACCTACGTTTATCCCGCTGAAGCCGTGTTCGAGCGTCAGGTCGCAGAAGGCGATCGCTGGCAGCCGACGGCGATCATGGAAGAGCTCAAACTCAAGGCCAAGGCTGAAGGGTTGTGGAATTTGTTTCTGCCTGAGTCCGAGCTCGGCGCCGGCCTGACCAACCTCGAATACGCGCCGTTGGCGGAAATCATGGGTCGCTCGCTGCTCGGTCCGGAGCCGTTCAACTGCTCCGCGCCGGACACCGGCAACATGGAAGTGCTGGTGCGTTACGCCAACGAAGAACAGAAGCAGCGTTACCTCGAACCGCTGCTGCGCGGCGAGATCCGCTCGGCGTTCGCCATGACCGAGCCGGACGTGGCTTCGTCCGACGCCACCAACATGGCTGCCCGCGCTGTGCGTGATGGCAACGAGTGGGTGATCAACGGCAAAAAATGGTGGACCTCAGGCGCTTGCGATCCACGCTGCAAGATCCTGATCTTCATGGGCCTGAGCGATCCCGATGCGCCACGCCACGCCCAGCACTCGATGATCCTGGTGCCGGTGGACACGCCGGGCGTGAAGATTGTGCGGCCGTTGCCGGTGTTCGGTTACGACGACGCACCCCACGGCCACGCCGAAGTGCTGTTCGAAAATGTCCGGGTGCCGTACGAAAACGTCCTGTTGGGCGAAGGACGCGGCTTTGAAATCGCCCAGGGTCGCCTTGGCCCTGGCCGGATTCACCACTGCATGCGCTCGATTGGCATGGCCGAGCGTGCGCTGGAATTGATGTGCAAACGCGCGGTGAGCCGTACTGCGTTCGGTAAGCCGTTGGCGCGACTGGGCGGCAACATCGACAAGATCGCCGACTCGCGGATGGAAATCGACATGGCGCGGCTGCTGACGTTGAAAGCCGCTTACATGATGGACACCGTGGGCAACAAGATCGCCAAGAGCGAAATCGCACAGATCAAGGTTGTCGCGCCGAACGTCGCCTTGCGCGTGATTGACCGGGCGATCCAGATTCATGGCGGGGCAGGGGTGTCCAACGATTTCCCGCTGGCCTACATGTACGCCATGCAACGCACCCTGCGCCTGGCCGACGGCCCGGACGAAGTGCACCGCGCGGCGATCGGCAAATTCGAAATCGGCAAATATGTGCCGAAAGAGATGATGCGTAGCGGGCACTAA
- a CDS encoding LysR family transcriptional regulator, which yields MNLSKVDLNLFIVFDAIYTEANLTRAGQIVGITQPAVSNALARLRETFNDPLFVRTAQGMVPTPMAQNIIGPVRNALSLLRVSVQESRIFNPLQAVKTYRISMTDLTEAVILPPLFQRLRRLAPTVIIESFLSKRRETTKELAAGRLDFAVDAPLNTDPQVRHVKLMEDRYVCAMRKGHPLAGKEKFTLDDYLSLTHIHISSRRSGLGHVDLALGKMGIQRKIALRSQHYLMASQVLQQTDMVMTVPERFARRHDLQAFNLPVNDVPPVETHLYWHESTDQDPANRWMREQMIELCQQVTAHEKKLDKV from the coding sequence ATGAATCTGAGCAAGGTCGACCTCAACCTTTTCATCGTCTTCGACGCGATCTACACCGAAGCCAACCTGACCCGTGCCGGGCAGATTGTCGGCATTACCCAGCCTGCGGTCTCGAACGCTCTGGCCCGTCTGCGCGAGACGTTCAACGACCCGTTGTTCGTGCGCACCGCCCAAGGCATGGTGCCCACGCCCATGGCCCAGAACATCATCGGCCCGGTGCGCAACGCCCTCTCGCTGCTGCGGGTGTCGGTGCAGGAAAGCCGCATTTTCAACCCGTTACAGGCGGTCAAGACCTACCGCATCAGCATGACCGACCTCACCGAAGCGGTGATCCTGCCGCCGCTGTTCCAGCGCCTGCGCCGCCTCGCGCCGACCGTGATCATCGAAAGCTTCCTGTCCAAGCGCCGCGAGACCACCAAGGAACTGGCGGCCGGTCGCCTCGACTTCGCGGTGGATGCGCCGCTCAACACCGACCCGCAAGTGCGTCACGTCAAGTTGATGGAAGACCGCTACGTGTGCGCCATGCGCAAGGGCCATCCGCTGGCGGGCAAAGAGAAATTCACCCTAGATGATTACCTTTCACTGACCCACATCCACATTTCCAGCCGCCGCAGTGGTTTGGGGCATGTTGACCTGGCGCTGGGGAAAATGGGGATCCAGCGCAAGATCGCCCTGCGCTCCCAGCATTATTTGATGGCGTCCCAGGTGTTGCAGCAGACCGATATGGTCATGACCGTGCCGGAGCGTTTTGCCCGTCGGCATGACCTGCAAGCGTTCAACCTGCCGGTGAATGATGTGCCGCCGGTGGAGACTCACCTGTACTGGCACGAAAGCACCGACCAGGACCCGGCCAACCGCTGGATGCGCGAGCAGATGATCGAGTTGTGCCAACAGGTGACGGCGCATGAGAAGAAGCTCGATAAGGTGTAG
- a CDS encoding translocation/assembly module TamB domain-containing protein, with protein MKRGLKISLAALLALLMLIVLAVATVLGTATGSRWALGFVPGLSVDNFQGRLGGQWSADHLLWQQDSSRVELDKVIFAWSPLCLTRMTLCIDQLQADQVSLQFPPGTEEASSGPITLPDLKLPLAIELGDVKVGSLLFNGSEELKGLQLAAHWTAKGLQIDSVQLQRDDLSLNLSGLLQPGGNWPLTAEGKLTLSTPAPWTLALKVDGDLLKTLNLKADSSGYLNGQLTGELQPLVENLPAKVRITADGFKPAADLPDTLQLNQLELTGDGDLKNGYQLLGKATLPAEKGPVALLLQGKVDAKGAQIAGLDLTANDKQSLKLTGNLDWSKGFSAQAKIDWQDFPWHRLYPLIDEPQVALRSFNGEVSYTDGKYLGNFKAALDGPAGAFSLSSPFAGDLTKIYLQQFQLEAGQGKAEGHLNLQFADGIAWDTALDLSAINPAYWIAELPGTLAGPLRSKGEMKNEKLSLSADLDLKGKLRGQPAVIQAKADGAGEQWNLNALQIRLGDNSINGKGSLQQKLAGQIDIKLPRLAQLWPQLRGQLNGRVDVAGTLKAPQGKLGLQGSQLAFEDNRLQSLNLDATLDSAQRAKIDLKGSGIQAGDTSLGTLTASGQGDIKNQKLSLDLQGPQLKLALGLDGALDKGNWRGRLASGDIQAGGQDWKLQGPAKLERLADGKINFGAHCWMSGQASLCGEDQRLMPEPKLRYHLKQFPIDSLAQWLPKDFAWKGKLNADLQLDLPASGPNGQVSIDASGGTLRMKEKDQWLDFPYQTLKLTSKLTPKRIDTDLNFVGGKLGELMVQAQINPLAKNKPLTGSFRLNGLDLSVARPFVPMVEKLNGRLNGSGTLSGGLLAPLVNGNLILSDGEVSGAELPMELQALQLQAVIAGETVQLNGGWKSGKSGQGSLNGNIAWGQALVVDLALKGTQLPVTVEPYAKLEVAPDLKISMKGDELAIAGKVLVPKGEITVRELPPSTVKVSDDTIIVGAQTEAGKPPVAMKMDIDVVVGDDKLSFAGFGLTANLQGYVHIGDNMDTRGELWLNDGRYRAYGQRLTVRRARLLFAGPIDQPYLDIEAIRQTDDIIAGIRLSGSAEQPTTQIFSEPAMSQEQALSYLVLGRPLSTSGEDNNMLAQAALGLGLMGSSGVTSGLAKDLGIQDFQLDTQGSGDATSVVASGNISEKLSLRYGVGVFEPASTIALRYKLSKKVYVEVASGVASSLDIFYKRDF; from the coding sequence GTGAAGCGTGGTTTGAAAATTTCACTGGCGGCGCTTCTGGCGCTGCTGATGTTGATCGTCCTGGCCGTGGCCACAGTGCTGGGCACGGCGACCGGCAGTCGCTGGGCGCTCGGGTTTGTGCCGGGTCTGAGCGTGGATAATTTCCAGGGTCGTTTGGGCGGGCAGTGGAGCGCTGATCATCTGTTGTGGCAGCAGGACAGCAGCCGGGTTGAGCTGGACAAGGTGATTTTCGCCTGGTCGCCGCTGTGCCTGACGCGCATGACCCTGTGCATCGATCAACTTCAGGCCGATCAGGTCAGCCTGCAATTTCCGCCGGGCACCGAAGAAGCAAGCAGCGGCCCGATCACGCTTCCAGACTTGAAGTTGCCGCTGGCGATTGAGCTGGGCGACGTTAAGGTCGGCAGTCTGTTGTTCAATGGCAGCGAAGAACTCAAGGGCCTGCAACTGGCGGCGCACTGGACCGCGAAAGGTTTGCAGATTGATTCCGTGCAATTGCAGCGCGACGACCTGAGCCTGAACCTCTCGGGCCTGCTGCAACCCGGCGGCAACTGGCCGTTGACCGCCGAAGGCAAGCTGACCCTGTCGACGCCCGCGCCTTGGACGCTGGCCCTGAAGGTTGACGGCGACTTGCTGAAAACCCTGAATCTGAAAGCCGACAGCAGTGGCTACCTTAACGGGCAACTGACCGGCGAATTGCAACCACTGGTGGAAAACCTGCCAGCCAAGGTGCGAATCACCGCCGACGGCTTCAAGCCTGCCGCTGATCTGCCGGACACCCTGCAACTCAATCAACTGGAACTCACCGGCGACGGCGACCTGAAAAACGGTTACCAACTGCTCGGCAAAGCCACGCTGCCCGCCGAAAAAGGCCCGGTCGCGTTGTTGCTGCAAGGCAAGGTCGACGCCAAGGGCGCGCAGATCGCCGGCCTCGACCTGACCGCCAACGACAAGCAAAGCCTCAAGCTCACCGGCAACCTCGACTGGAGCAAAGGCTTCAGCGCCCAGGCGAAGATCGACTGGCAGGACTTCCCGTGGCATCGCCTCTATCCGCTGATCGACGAGCCGCAGGTCGCATTGCGCAGTTTCAACGGCGAAGTGTCTTACACCGACGGCAAATACCTCGGCAACTTCAAAGCCGCGCTGGACGGTCCGGCCGGGGCGTTCAGCCTGAGCAGCCCGTTCGCCGGCGACCTGACGAAAATCTACCTGCAACAATTCCAGCTCGAAGCCGGGCAGGGCAAGGCCGAAGGCCACCTGAACCTGCAATTTGCCGATGGCATCGCTTGGGACACCGCGCTGGACCTGTCGGCGATCAACCCGGCGTACTGGATAGCGGAGTTGCCGGGCACCTTGGCCGGACCGTTGCGCAGCAAAGGCGAGATGAAGAACGAGAAGCTCAGCCTCAGCGCCGACCTCGATTTGAAAGGCAAGCTGCGCGGCCAACCGGCGGTGATCCAGGCCAAGGCCGATGGCGCCGGGGAGCAATGGAACCTTAATGCGTTGCAGATTCGCCTCGGCGATAACAGCATCAACGGCAAGGGCAGCCTGCAACAGAAACTTGCCGGGCAGATCGACATCAAGCTGCCGCGCCTGGCCCAACTCTGGCCGCAACTGCGCGGTCAGCTCAATGGTCGGGTGGATGTCGCCGGCACGCTCAAGGCGCCTCAAGGCAAGCTCGGGTTGCAAGGCTCGCAACTGGCCTTCGAAGACAATCGCCTGCAAAGCTTGAACCTCGATGCGACGCTCGACAGTGCGCAACGGGCGAAGATCGACCTTAAGGGCAGCGGCATTCAGGCTGGCGACACTTCGCTGGGGACGCTGACTGCCAGCGGCCAGGGCGATATCAAGAACCAGAAACTCAGCCTCGACCTGCAAGGCCCACAGCTGAAACTCGCTCTCGGCCTCGACGGCGCACTGGATAAAGGCAACTGGCGCGGACGCCTGGCCAGCGGCGATATCCAGGCTGGCGGCCAGGACTGGAAGCTGCAAGGCCCGGCCAAGCTTGAACGGCTGGCGGACGGCAAAATCAACTTCGGTGCGCATTGCTGGATGTCCGGTCAGGCCAGTTTGTGCGGCGAAGACCAACGGTTAATGCCGGAACCGAAGTTGCGTTATCACCTCAAGCAATTCCCGATCGACAGCCTCGCCCAGTGGTTGCCGAAGGATTTCGCCTGGAAGGGCAAGCTCAACGCCGATCTGCAACTGGACTTGCCGGCCAGTGGCCCGAACGGTCAGGTCAGCATTGATGCCAGCGGCGGCACCTTGCGCATGAAAGAGAAGGATCAGTGGCTGGACTTCCCGTACCAGACCCTGAAACTCACCAGCAAACTCACGCCCAAGCGGATCGACACCGACCTCAACTTCGTCGGCGGCAAGCTCGGCGAATTGATGGTGCAGGCGCAGATCAACCCGCTGGCGAAGAACAAACCGCTGACCGGTTCATTCCGTCTCAACGGTCTGGACCTGTCAGTGGCGCGGCCGTTTGTGCCGATGGTCGAGAAACTCAACGGTCGCCTGAATGGCAGCGGCACGCTGTCCGGCGGGTTGCTGGCGCCGCTGGTCAACGGCAACCTGATACTCAGCGACGGCGAAGTGTCCGGGGCTGAATTGCCGATGGAGCTGCAAGCCTTGCAGCTGCAAGCGGTGATCGCCGGTGAAACTGTACAACTGAACGGCGGCTGGAAAAGCGGCAAGAGCGGGCAGGGCAGTCTGAACGGCAACATCGCGTGGGGTCAGGCGCTGGTGGTGGATCTGGCGCTCAAAGGCACGCAATTGCCGGTCACTGTCGAGCCTTACGCCAAGCTTGAAGTGGCGCCGGACCTGAAAATCTCGATGAAGGGCGACGAACTGGCCATCGCCGGCAAAGTGCTGGTGCCCAAGGGCGAGATCACCGTGCGCGAGTTGCCGCCCTCGACGGTCAAGGTCTCCGATGACACGATCATCGTCGGCGCGCAGACCGAAGCGGGCAAACCGCCGGTCGCCATGAAAATGGACATCGATGTGGTGGTCGGCGACGACAAACTCAGCTTCGCCGGGTTTGGCCTGACCGCGAATCTGCAGGGGTATGTGCACATCGGCGACAACATGGACACCCGTGGCGAACTCTGGCTTAACGACGGTCGCTACCGCGCCTATGGCCAGCGCCTGACGGTACGGCGCGCGCGGCTGTTGTTTGCCGGGCCGATCGATCAGCCGTATCTGGACATCGAAGCGATTCGCCAGACTGACGACATCATCGCCGGCATCCGCTTGAGCGGCAGCGCCGAGCAGCCGACCACGCAGATCTTCTCCGAGCCGGCGATGAGCCAGGAGCAGGCGTTGTCGTATCTGGTGCTGGGGCGTCCGTTAAGCACCAGCGGTGAAGACAACA
- the xthA gene encoding exodeoxyribonuclease III yields MKIVSFNINGLRARPHQLAALIEKHQPDVIGLQETKVHDDQFPLAEVQALGYHVYFHGQKGHYGVAILSRQEPLALHKGFATDEEDAQRRFIWGTFADANGVPVTIMNGYFPQGESRDHPTKFPAKQRFYNDLQHLLESQFSNEQPVVVMGDVNISPEDCDIGIGPDNMKRWLKTGKCSFLPEEREWMARLKNWGLVDSFRHLNPDVADRFSWFDYRSRGFEDEPKRGLRIDVIMASHGLLPRVKDAGVDYDLRAMEKPSDHAPIWLELS; encoded by the coding sequence ATGAAGATCGTCTCCTTCAACATCAACGGGCTGCGCGCTCGCCCGCATCAGCTGGCGGCGCTGATTGAAAAGCATCAACCGGACGTTATCGGCCTGCAGGAAACCAAGGTCCACGACGACCAATTCCCGCTGGCCGAGGTTCAGGCGCTGGGTTATCACGTGTATTTCCATGGCCAGAAAGGCCATTACGGCGTCGCCATTCTGTCGCGCCAGGAACCGCTGGCCCTGCACAAAGGCTTCGCCACCGATGAAGAAGACGCTCAACGGCGTTTCATCTGGGGCACCTTCGCCGACGCCAATGGCGTGCCGGTGACGATCATGAACGGCTATTTCCCACAGGGCGAAAGCCGCGACCACCCGACCAAGTTCCCGGCCAAGCAACGTTTCTACAACGATTTGCAGCACCTGCTGGAAAGCCAGTTCAGCAATGAACAACCAGTGGTGGTGATGGGCGACGTGAATATTTCCCCGGAAGACTGCGACATCGGCATCGGCCCGGACAACATGAAGCGCTGGCTGAAAACCGGCAAATGCAGCTTCCTGCCTGAGGAGCGCGAGTGGATGGCGCGCCTGAAGAACTGGGGCCTGGTGGACAGCTTCCGTCACCTCAACCCGGACGTGGCCGACCGTTTCAGCTGGTTCGACTACCGCAGTCGCGGGTTTGAAGACGAGCCCAAGCGCGGGCTGCGGATCGACGTGATCATGGCGTCCCACGGTTTGTTGCCACGGGTGAAGGATGCCGGCGTGGATTACGATTTGCGCGCGATGGAAAAACCGTCGGATCATGCGCCGATCTGGCTTGAATTGAGCTGA
- a CDS encoding GNAT family N-acetyltransferase: protein MPETSTAIADIHMLDSGYSREARSLLYQAYRHEPTFGYLFEAERPGYEQRVRATVRELVKQHFLQDLPAIGLLVNDRLIGIALIAPPQRRLGITESWAWRLRMVLSTGFRCTRRYLEYHDAVAACVPSDAVHVLPLLGIHPQFQGKHFGEQLLQAVHNWCAVDEHSEGVILDTGNPRYLEFYKRQGYEEIGEVAVGPIREHVFFHANPQVLQTATA from the coding sequence ATGCCTGAAACCTCGACCGCCATTGCCGATATCCACATGCTCGACAGCGGCTACTCCCGCGAAGCCCGCTCCTTGCTGTACCAGGCTTACCGCCACGAGCCGACCTTCGGCTACCTGTTCGAAGCCGAGCGCCCCGGCTATGAGCAACGTGTACGGGCCACAGTGCGCGAACTGGTCAAACAACACTTCCTCCAGGATTTGCCGGCCATCGGCCTGCTGGTCAACGACCGCCTGATCGGCATCGCTCTGATTGCGCCGCCGCAACGTCGGCTGGGCATCACCGAAAGCTGGGCCTGGCGCCTGCGCATGGTGCTCAGCACGGGGTTCCGCTGCACCCGTCGCTACCTCGAATACCACGATGCGGTTGCTGCCTGCGTGCCGTCCGACGCCGTGCACGTGTTGCCATTGCTGGGGATTCACCCGCAATTCCAGGGAAAACACTTCGGCGAACAACTGCTGCAAGCCGTTCATAACTGGTGCGCAGTGGATGAACACTCGGAAGGCGTGATCCTCGACACCGGGAATCCTCGCTATCTGGAGTTCTATAAGCGTCAGGGCTACGAGGAAATTGGCGAAGTGGCGGTAGGACCGATCCGCGAGCACGTGTTTTTTCACGCCAATCCCCAGGTGTTACAAACAGCCACGGCATAA